The DNA segment TGCTTTTTCTTAAAGAGAAATAATTTTAGGAGTCGtctctttcaattcatattttcacttatttttaaattgaatttcaACACTTTCTTTTAAAGTGGAAATAATTAACCTTGAATAATTAGAAATCTAGAATACAAGTTATATACTAAAAATACTTATATATTCCAATTTGTAaccatataaaaataaacactTATTATgtgtaatattatattttaattttttgtatttctaaatttatacttttttcgTCCCTAAAGTATATATTTACCATGCAATcaaataactaaatttatacTTCTGAAGGTATTTTACGTGGGAGTATGAGGAGTTTTTTAAGCCTTTTTTGCGTTTCTTGACGTTTAGActgttttggttgttgaattttatggagttatatatgttTTGGAGGAACTCAAAAgttgggacttactaatgtctggttgGAATGTGACTTTGTCTTGGTTTttgttgcgtttactgctaggacaaatgttccttggatgctttgTAATCAATGGAATAAttgtcttaattactatggaaaaatcaggtttagggttactcatattttcgTGAACgaaatgcatgtgctgataagttgactaatttaggatttattcatagagaatcatttcattggtataataaacttccatctagtatgttcttagaattatttattaatagataTAGTTTacttatgtatcgtttttgttaacatatgagttttggtctagtcttccatatttttgtatttttatttatttatttttaataatattttttttttatgtgatgacaaataattgttgttatttgaggtgTTAGTCTACCTGAGATGTCAAATAGCATAGTGATGCGTAATatgaaagttttttatataaaaaaaataacaaattgatGTATTGTATAAAGTAAGGTTATGGATGAATATGTAAAAGTTGGTGTATATATAAGTTACCATAAATAGAAGCAGTGGAATAAAGAAGGAATGGAGAAAGGGTCGTGAAGAACGGAAAGGAAGGAAGAGTCCCCTTTGGCAGGCCACCGAACACGCGTTGTCTCATATAATATAGGATACAGCTAAACCACAAAGATTAAGGAACATCCCTACAACAAACGAGAAGACACAGCAACGTTAATTGTTAATTTTAACGAACAAACACGAATCTATGATCTGTTAATCCAATTCCCTCAACTACGACTCTCAATAACTCTCCTCCACCAGCAGCCACTCCGCAGGGTGCATCTGGGATGGTAATGGGACCGGAGAAGATCGCCCTCGCCGCGCCCTCCTCCTCCTTCCGCCTCCGCTGCAAGAGCCTCAACTCGCTCCGCCTCCGCCGCATTTTCGACATGTTCGACAAGAACGGGGACTGCATGATCACGGTGGCCGAGATCAGCCAGGCGCTGAGCCTCCTGGGCCTGGAGGCGGACATGAGCGAGCTGGAGACCATGACGCAGTCTTACATCCGCCCCGGGAACGAGGGCCTGACCTACGACGACTTCGTGAGCCTGCACGAGTCCCTAGGGGACACCTACTTCGGCTTCGTCCAGACCGAAGAAGAGGAGCAGCAGGAGTCGGACCTCTGGGAGGCCTTCAAGGTCTTCGACGAGAACGGCGACGGCTACATCTCCGCCAGGGAGCTCCAGGTCGTCCTCGGCAAACTCGGCCTCGTCGAGGGCAACATGATAGACAATGTCCAACGCATGATTGGCTCTGTTGATAAGAACCACGATGGCCGCGTTGATTTCTACGAGTTCAAGGAGATGATGCGCGCCACCATTCTCCCCACTTCTTGATTCCTTGTAGTTCTAATTGTAATtctatcagttttttttttccatgctAGGGCTTCCAACCTTCGTTTGTAGGCGATTGATTAACTAGTCTCTTTTCGCAAACAAACTCACTAGTCGATTCACTTCTTTATGTGATTGTAATATTTCCTTCTTACACTGTTCAATCTCGTAGGTGTCTCTCAATGTTGCAGGATGCACTTAAATACCGTCATCTGGATCCACATGTTAAACTAAAAAGTTTTTTCTGCATTCAAGTTAGTGTTTGGAAATCAGAATAATACATGTTCTATGAAAAACGTATCTTTCTAGGTGGTACTCAGCTATTTATAAAAGTGAGCGAGAACAATATTCATGTTTAACATAAATTATCAAGACATTTTAGGTTAATCTCGTCTTAAACTAATATTATGAACTCACTAGACTACAAATTGgtttttaatcaatatttagATTAGTTTGTCATTTTAGGTTTTCGACATGTTCTCAATCTTACTAGGACCACGGTTGGCCGTCTCAGCTATGCACAGAACACAAGGGGATAAGTTTTAAGTCTTTAAGAGCTTAAGTTTGTTTAGTAATGATAAATTcccaatttaaattttttatacagTTACAACttccaatattattattttaatatttttttatacagttTAATTCAAAACTTACAAACTTGacaaattattttatgaatCACAAATAATACATCTACATCATTCACAAATCTTGACAAATTTTCCCTTCATTTCTCAGCATCCTTTTCTTAATCCAAAATAATCTTACCTTTCATTCATTTTCACCTCAAATTCCCTCACTCAAATCCATTTTCAGATCAAACAAGTGACACATTCTTCATTGAGGATTACGACTCATGGGCTCACATGATACAATGTCCAACTTATTATGATTGCACAACCAGACTATTCATATTTATCAAAAACTACATTCGACGAACCAATTAAGTATGGTGGGCTCATAATGTATTGCTGACCTAAcacttatttttgaaaaaaaaaggtagATCCATTTTCATGATTTCAATAATAAATCCAAAgttcaacaaaaaaaaagtgtttctttcaacaattttaatcattaaaattaatttgagatgaagtttattaaaaatattggtataatttttaaaaataaataaattttaattctcttattaaatttttaattttgtgagTAAATAAGTAAAGGTTATATTGTACTTAATTTGTTTTAACCAAATTTATTCACTGCAAAATAAGTGGTTTTAGAGTAAGTAAAATACGAATACCAATTGATTTGTTGATATTAAAGTATGATTAGTGTGTTTTACATCGGTTAAAAAACTCACGCTTTATGATT comes from the Phaseolus vulgaris cultivar G19833 chromosome 8, P. vulgaris v2.0, whole genome shotgun sequence genome and includes:
- the LOC137825896 gene encoding calcium-binding protein CML42; amino-acid sequence: MVMGPEKIALAAPSSSFRLRCKSLNSLRLRRIFDMFDKNGDCMITVAEISQALSLLGLEADMSELETMTQSYIRPGNEGLTYDDFVSLHESLGDTYFGFVQTEEEEQQESDLWEAFKVFDENGDGYISARELQVVLGKLGLVEGNMIDNVQRMIGSVDKNHDGRVDFYEFKEMMRATILPTS